One Hippoglossus stenolepis isolate QCI-W04-F060 chromosome 6, HSTE1.2, whole genome shotgun sequence genomic window, TGGAGAGTGGAAACCACATTAGAAGGCCCTTTGGCCGTCCCTGAGCTATTCCCCACAGGACTGGCTGGCCCTTTTATTACAAGACAGCTTCAATGTGGCCTCAATAGAAAAACAGGCTCAACATTGTCATGAGTCACAGACACCCTCAGTtattatatgaataaaaaaaacatataccAATGACAAGGGTGTAATTGGAAATACTGCCCTTCCCTATTGAACctcatttcactttcttctctgtgttgcCTCTGATAAAGGGACAATATGTATTTTAGTTCAAAGATGAACGAAGACAATgaacagaaagtgaagaaaaaaatatgtaaaagacTTCTCTGTATTGTGTAGggaagttagcatgctaaacAGCTAGCTCCTGCCCATCACATCTTGTAATACTACTTTTTACCTCAAAAGGTGATGCTGAGTCACTGTTGCGTTCAGTCTTTCCTTCGTGCATTAAGTGAGTCCAAATAtactaaaaacacaatttgctgCCATCTTCCCTCAGCATCATTCGTCCACTCTTTCCTGAagctactactgctgctgctccatctgCTCTCGCTCTTCCATCTTGACCCTGTGTGGCTCCGCCTCTACCCCTGCCATCGCTACGTCTTCCCTGTCTCTCTttagacatgacctgtgggtacAATCCGAAGAATTTAGTCTGGAGTGACGTTTTAACTCCGCTGcgtagatcacgtgattttcaccacaaactctccagacatcttcgtctgtgtcttcgtctgtgtcttctgttgcacgttagaagcgtcatcactTGCTCACTAGCTGGAACCACTGTTTTGAGGTTCCACCGATACACCCGCttaaccaatcacgagtcagtcccCAATATCATTCATGAGAGTTAACTACGaatttaaagcatcaaataacgaattaaaaccaaacttatatgaaaatatatttcatggTTATATATCCATCAGTATTATAAGGacagaaaacatgtatttgacatgtgttttgactttttagtttggtccatgtcccatctgctaacatggaggacatGGGGTTTCTGGAGTATACTGAAGCCAACCACCAGGAGGCAAAtaagacactttggcttcactttgggggagctatcatgtcttccatcttcatttacagaaTAGAAACACGTAGAAGTAGAAGCTAACTTTAATAACCTTATACTGCAAAACTTGTTTCAAGTTGCTTGAAAGTTTAGTTGCTGacatatttttgatattttttctgCTACTGGgaatataatacattttctaaaatataaattcttcTTAATAATTGAAACAGGGCAAAACACCACCCACACTATGAAACATTGTGTTAGAATAACTATTTGGGCCCTCTAGCTGTAATAGTTAAAAAATCCTCTGTGACCACAATTAGCATTTCACTTTAAAGTTACTGCATCAGTAATGCGGCATTTATGATTAAAGTTAAGGCCTGAAGGATGTCAATGTAATATCCTCATTAGTACAGTCCATCAACAATAATCCtgcttttgtgtgtgagggtggggTTGCATGTGTCAGGTTGGGTGTTGCCACATGATGACGGGAAACCTCTCAGATGAGTCCAATCATCCGAGgctcatttaatttaatctggAGGAAGCAGATGTTCATTTGCTGTAAACACAGTCATCCCTCACAATTACCCCACGGCCTCTTTCCTCCCTTCTAAGTTTTGTTCCTTCCACTTGTTGATATGTTGTCTGAgactgtgtgtgcacgtctgaCCGTGTTGTAAAGAGTGTGAAGGTAAAAGCAGAGGgatacagaaaatgtaatgataCAGAAAATCCCTGCTAAGAATACACGACTCATTCTGTCTTTGTATGCAGATTGCTTTTATCTTTGTCCTCTCTGCTATTTATGTTAAACTATTTTATCTGTCTGTAacaactttctgtttttattctcttgtctctgtttcatttcatcctcCGGTAATTTATTAGAATGACcttgttcagtttttttctgttaaagacgtcagaggagggaaagactgagagagagctgctgaacattttttttaggacactctttttatttgtacttttctttgttGAGCAGTTTCAGTTTTagtcaagagagagagagagagagagagagagagagagagagagagagagagagagagagagagagataaaggaggAGATAAAAAAAGTGTGAGAGAGCGAGCTTGGCATTGGCAGTAGACTTTAGGACATTCCATTCCATTTCTCCCCAAACCATCTCTTTTAGGAGTGAGGTAAAGTACATCTGTCCTCACCTCGGGGTATTGTTCTTGTTTCTTCTGACTTTGTAAGGAAGTTTCAACCTAATAAGGATTGTGGGAGATTCCCTTCAAATGTCCCTGTAAGCCTAACACTGTTGTATAGGTTGAACCAGGCGGCCATCCAGGTGATCACATCCATTTTTGTTTACTAAAGGAGTAGATTGCATAAAAGTATAATGTATTTCTGGAATTATGTTGAATTAttaagaaaaagtcaaaaagatCTCAGAGGCTCTAAGGTCAGAAAATGTCCAATAGTTTTTTGTCTTATGTTATTTAATCTATATTATGTGATACCGTTGGaaggaaaatgtaattcataAAAAGATATTGTAGTTTTGAGAAGCCCTGGTTCAGGAAAGTACAGGGGACATTAAGTGAACGTGGTATTTGCCGATTTAGTCAGAGCAGTTTCACTGATGCTGCCCTTTCAGACCGCTGCCACTCCAGCTGTGTCAAGTCTTTATAGGTTAAAGGTCATCAGTTAGCGTATCGGAGTTTTTTTTGGCACGGCTTAGTGACAGGGCTGCTCCTATAGGTTCGTTAAGCTTGattagtaaataaataatttggaATGAATTCTGAGACGTTGAGGCATTTATTACTGACAGTTTGAAATGCAACAAGGCTTCTTTGCTGTGTGTGAACACTTTCAGCACGTTAATACCAAGGCCATAAGGGCACCCATATATTAAATACCTATGTCAATTAAAAGTtaacaagtgaagccaaaaagaCACTGTTTTTCTGGGTATAGTTTACCTATAGTAGCTATTATTTGACCAGATTAATTATGATCAATTTGGCAGCTTTTATGAAGGAGCTACAGCAGCTTACAAGTGGAAGCAAGTAAACTACACGTCTCTGCCCTCCAGTCCTTTTCACAAAGCTGTAGTGTAGTTATTGTCGTGCTTTGTTTATGCTTGTTCCTTAATTAGTGAGATTGCTTCAAGGTCTGTATAAGAAATATCTCCTTttgagaaacattaaaaaaacttttgGCCTCTGGGAACTTTCACGTTTTTCATTTCAGCACCTCGGACAGCAGCCTCCAGGAGCATAGCTCAGAAAATCCCTGCAACTCATAATGAAAaaatcataaatacaaaatgtaaccAAAGAGCAACTAGGCTACTGTTTGCAAAGAACACATTTCTGGTACCTATTTGGCACCAGGgaaatcaaattgaattatCTGAATGCACCTAAACTATAAAGTTCCATACACAATGTGTCACTTTTattgtctatctatctatctatctatctatctatctatctatctatctatctatctatctatctatctatctatctatctatctatctatctatctatctgtcagtctgtctgtctacagTTGCCCTTTTGACATTCACCATATTAACCTTTAAATATTACATgggactggtgtgtgtgtgtgtgtgtgtgtgtgtgtgtgtgtgtgtgtgtgtgtgtgtgtgtgtgtgtgtgtgtgtgtgtgtgtgtgtgtgtgtgtgtgtgtgtgtgttccatctccatcctctcctccttccccttcctccttGTTTGCTCCTCTTCACTTTAACACGTACCATCACCACTTTGGGATGCGGGCATCACTTAGGATCTCAGCCGGAATGCAAATCGTGTCTATCATAGTTTCTCCCTGCATTTCAGTCATAACAGAATTATGTTTAGTGTTCAACTTCCAAATGCATTCAATTTTACAATGACACACCCATGTGCGTCCTCCGGATGAACAAAAGATGTGACCAAGGGTGGCGCGTAATGTCCGTGCGTCCTGCAAGTGTGACAGTGAAAAGTGAAGCTCTGATACCTTCTATATTTATAAGTAGCCTATTTATATAAAATGCCCATATCCCTGTGCAATGACCTTGTTTCAAAAGGACATTGTTGGGAttggtaagtgtgtgtgtgcaggagcgCGTGTCTACAAGAcggaggggggggcagagggaggcGGGCACGCCCAAACCCTGGTGTTGAATGACGCCCGTCTGTTGCTTCTTGTGTACATCGGTGCGTCCTGCGATTGGCTGAGGACAGTGGAAGGTACCCAGCGTCGGAGCGCCGGGGGCGGGTGGAAGGCTTGTTTATAAACCCAGATCTCCTCCTGTGGGCGGGAACAGCAACAGTAGGGAGAGTGAAAGTGAAGCACttggagagagtgagaaaggggggggagagagagagagacggtggaGGAGACGAGGCTGTGGCGGCGGCTGAGGTTGACCGGGGTTCGCGGAGGGGGCGAGGCGGCCGCCCCTGTTTGCCTCTTCAGCCGCGCATGGACGACCACCTCAGCCTCCTGCAATCACCCCCGCCGAGCGCGACCAAAACTCGGGGCAACAACCTCGTGAACCACGGGTTCACGGAGACAGAGACCGACGTGATGACGGTCGTGGCGTGTGACAACATGCTGGAGGAGTCGGCGGCTCTCCCGGGCCACCACTCTCTGGACAGATACGAGCCGGATCACGAATGCTGCGAGAGGGTGGTCATCAACATCTCCGGGTTGCGCTTCGAGACGCAGCTCAAGACTCTGTCCCAGTTTCCAGAGACGCTGCTGGGGGACCCCAAGAAGAGGATGAGGTACTTTGACCCCCTCAGGAACGAGTACTTCTTCGATCGGAACCGACCCAGCTTTGATGCCATCCTCTACTACTACCAGTCTGGCGGGCGCATCAGAAGACCCGTGAATGTGCCCATTGACATTTTCTCTGAGGAGATACGCTTCTACGAGCTGGGCGAGGAGGCTATGGAGAAGTTCAGGGAGGATGAGGGCTTCataaaggaggaggagcggcCGCTGCCAGAGAATGAATTTCAAAGACAGGTGTGGCTGCTGTTTGAATACCCGGAGAGCTCGGGTCCCGCCCGGGGGATCGCGATAGTGTCTGTTCTGGTCATCCTCATCTCCATTGTCATCTTCTGCTTGGAGACTTTGCCGGAGTTCAGGGACGACCACAGGGAGCCGATCACCATTGAGCCCTCGATAAATGGCACACTCCCGTATTTCATCAGCCCCTTCTCTGACCCGTTCTTTGTAGTGGAGACGCTTTGCATCATCTGGTTCTCCTTCGAGCTGCTGGTGCGCTTCTTCGCTTGCCCGAGTAAAGCCACGTTCTCCAAAAACATCATGAACATCATAGACATTGTGGCCATCATCCCCTACTTCATCACCCTGGGCACGGAGCTGGCGGAGAGGCAGGGGAACGGGCAGCAGGCCATGTCATTAGCTATTCTGCGCGTAATTAGGCTGGTTCGGGTATTTCGCATCTTTAAGCTCTCGCGTCACTCCAAGGGGCTTCAGATTTTAGGACAGACTCTAAAGGCCAGCATGCGTGAATTGGGCCTGCTCATATTCTTTTTGTTCATTGGTGTCATCCTCTTCTCCAGTGCTGTTTATTTTGCCGAGGCAGACGACCCAGAATCGGGGTTCAGCAGCATCCCAGACGCCTTCTGGTGGGCTGTTGTCACCATGACCACTGTGGGTTATGGGGACATGCACCCCGTGACAATCGGGGGGAAGATAGTTGGATCTCTGTGCGCAATAGCCGGCGTGCTTACCATTGCCCTGCCCGTGCCCGTCATCGTCTCCAATTTCAACTACTTCTaccacagagagacggagggcgAGGAGCAGGCACAATACCTACACGTGGGCAGCTGCCAGCCCCTGGCGGACACGGAGGATCTGAGGAAGAgtcgctcctcttcctcactcagCAAGAGCGAATATATGGTGATAGAGGAGCATGGGATCAACAGCGCGTTCAAACAACAGCCCAACTTCCCCACCACCGTGCACAACAACTCGCAGAACTGTGTGAACATAAACAAAAAGATTTTCACCGACGTGTAGCCACTTTTTAAGAGTTATGGAATATGTATGGACACAGGCGGGGGGATGTGTCAACATACAGCCGGTTCTGTTGTTGGAATCCCCGGTTTATCAGACgaagaaagaaaggaataaagagagagggagtgaggaaaagaaagaagaaacccCTGTCTGTTCAGATCCGCTGCTTTGTGCTCCATTTAATCCAGAGACAATTTTATATCAGTGATCTGAACTCATAAATCTGTATGTTTCCATGCGCAATGGGAGAGAAAAGCTCCTTGAAGTATTAAGCCTATACTATTCCTTTCTGAGGGGGTGACCTGTTGTGCGTTGTGCAAAAGCCAATATATGATCACAACAGGTAGAAATAGAAGCCGTAACTGTGAAGGATGAGCGCAAATGTATGCTGCTCCGAGAACACTCACATTGTATTAACATGCGTTATGAGTCGTGATTCGTCAGTCATAGCCTGCGTATAATATTCGGCATcatttaagtgtgtgtaatgtctgaaaacacagTTCAGAATATATAATCTCAATTAGACCGTTCTGTGCTATTTGCCTTTATCGTGCGTTAAAGTCCGGGTGCTACTGTCTTCAAAAGAATAaccctctttgtttcctgatAGGCTCTTCAATGCGTAAACGGCACCATGTAAACACAGGGGCCATGCAGCCAAGTGTCAGGGTCTCGTCATCGGTGCAAGACACACGTGAGAGAGGAataagacacacaacacactcagtcacgcacgcacacagcgATCAAAGACGGAGCGTGCCTCCCTTTGGATGCCTCAAATATAGCCCGCTGTGATGTAGTCTCCATGGCGACGTTCGCTTCCGCGGTAACCCCTAGTCGCCGTTGCCATGGCGCCCTTGTTTCCACAGTAACCTCCGAGATGGCTTGGGAGCTTCACATGGAAGATTCACATCTAAATGGCTCGTCTCCGGTCTGTAATAAGATTGTTTTGCCATCGTGCGTAAAATACGAGCCCCTCAGACGTGCCTGGCGCCGCTGACTCTAATCGGTGAGCTCACTACAGTGCCAcgagaaaacaaagaaaaacaaattggaGTAAGGAGGTCTGTTTACAAATTGCAACCACGAACTGTCCCATAAACATcagagctggaaaaaaaaggCGCAACTCAGGGAGGCTCTACGCCAGGAGACAGCATGTGAGGAATTATGAATGGGACTGGGTGCACGATGGCCATGAGTGCGCTACTGCGGGTGCTCACCAGAGGCCGCTGTTGTCCCACTGATTGAAATGGTAAGTTGTGGTTACAGTCGTGCCCCTGTCTCTTCGTGGAttattgatttgtctttgtgtactGTTTCAAGATATTCGCAAGTGTTTCATACACTAATCACCTCAGGAAATTCAGAATGACTCTTTTAAGAATTGCACTAATTGGAAATGACACGATCTCTGCAAAGATGTGTAGATCCAAATACTTTGACTTGCAGagacacaaatgtgtgtgtgtgcagtctgtCCTCCTTTGTGCACTGGGCGTGATGCTCCTGCTGTGAGCCCATTTCGACTTTCACCTTCATCTGACTTTGTCTGTCACATGAATAAGGGCAACAACAGCATGCCCATCCAGCTTGTCTcactgctgccccctggtggccaatAAAACAGGCGACTCACGCCTACTTTGTGACCTCTGCCCTCCTTTGCCATCGACCTCCTACCAAACCCAGTGTTTCAAATAACAGTGGAATACCAGGTAGTTAGAGTAAACATAGATCTGCTGGATTGACCCtgctttgttctgtttcttATACAGATGAttcattctgtattttattgggtaaaaacagtaaattatCATTTGTACacttatatattaatattaatatataatatattttctttcataaaCATTGGGTTGAAAATGGTCTTACAGGCCACAGTGTAACCCTCTGCCTTTTTCCTGTACTGGATTCCTGTCTGCTACTCTGCTAATCTCACAGATTTATGTTTAGATTTATGTTCAGTGTCTTCTCTCCCTGTGATTACTccaaactgaactgaaacacaggCGATGGTGTGAAGGAAACAACATTAAAGTAAAAGGCAGGGCGGGGAATCTATCAAGCAGTTGGGCTCTGAATCTTTTTAATGTGGCTCTGTgttcacctgcatgtgtgctttTGAGCAGGTGTGTGGTAGTAGACTGATAACATGTATACCTCTGCAGTTACAGTTGAGAGATCAGTATAGGGCAGTCTCATTAGCCATGGTGCCCTAAAGTGGGACATCCCAGTGAAGGACTTCTTTATTGATTATTCCTTCCCACGTTGACCCCGAACCTTGACTTCATACAATTTAGGTGAAAATCTCCATATTTGTCGTCAGTTAAATCCCCCTGCTCATTTCTCATGTCGCGTAAAAGTCCCAGTGACGAGAAACCCAGGTCTATTGATCAGTAAGCGAGATACATTGTCGAGGACACGGGAGCCGCTCGTTCATCTTCTAATAAGATTGATCAGTCTGGGAGCTGCTCTCGTTGGCCCTGGCAGGATGGATTGTTAGAGACAAAAGCATGGACGTAACGCAGGATCATGCCGAGTCATCTTTTCAATTCCTACTCTGTCCACCTCCGTCTGCTACTGCGAATCCCTGCAGCTCATTtgaattttacatttgtttctgtCGGACTGTAATCGCATCTCTTTACCTCTGCTCCTCTCGGTTTAAGTTTGCCACAGTGTAGTTGATGCAGGCATGTGTGTAGCTCTGAAGTCCGTGACCTGGGCGTTATCCAGGACTGCACCCTCTCATTAAAATCCCAGTCTGTCACCAAAACAGCCTTTCAGCACCTCAAAAACATCTCCAGACTCTGACCCTCACTTTCAGACTCTGTGACCGAGATGCTAATCCATGCCTTCATCACCTCCCGCCTGGAACAATGCAATGGAGTCCTCTCCGGTGTACCCAACAAAGCCCTGGACAGACTCCAGACTTTTGGGGACAGAGCTTTCAGCGTGGTGGCCCCCACCCTCTGGAAAGCTCTGCCAATGTTGATTCCCAATGCCACACCCCCTCTGGACATTCCAAAAACTGATTCCATCTGtacttgtctttgtctctgtcacctTAAATATGTCCTCAAACATGAAGAGTGCTCTTGGGTGACTTAAAGGTGctataaaaatttaaaaagtaaaaagtaattattattattattattaaagaaaaaattgaCCTTGGAcagtccctctcctctcctctcctctcctctcctctcctctcctctcctccttcctgaaCTGACAGTGTTTACAGTTTGACTTTTGCATGAGCGGTAATGAGACAgcagggagaagaggagcagcctTGCATTGTTAATAAGACCACAGAGCTGTGTGATGGGGCTGTCTGCGCTGCCTGGCtctaacacttttttttatctcctcctttatctctctctctctctctctctctctctctctctctctctctcgctctctctcgctctctctctctcaggtaaAGCTTGTTCCGTTTTTCTGCTCAGACCTCCTGGAACCCCTGACGACCCCAATTAGACTACATCCCATTCAGGTAAATAGACTATTTGATAAGGATGTTGAATCTGGGTGAACTTCAACTGACATCCACTGATAATTACTCTAAGAAGTTTTCTCATTTAAAATCTGTATCCATTAACCTGCAGTGACCCTGTTTTTTCTGTAGGGGTGCAATGAGTCTTCCTGTTGGGCCGGATTGGCCAAAATTAAGAGCTGAGACCGAACACGCACTGGATCTGATTTTCTTCCCCCAGTCCTCGTCCTCCCGACTCTTCAAACCTTCTAACAAGTGGTGCCTcgcatttctcctcctccagtggaCCACCATTCAATCCaaaatggaaagagaaaatgCAATCACAACAATGACAGATGAATAACATATTCCACTTACAGCTTTGTAGCTGCAGCTTTAtgactgtttctgttgttgagTTAACACAGTGTGAGTGTAACCATCACAGGATCAGAAGTGATTAAGACA contains:
- the LOC118111187 gene encoding potassium voltage-gated channel subfamily A member 3 is translated as MDDHLSLLQSPPPSATKTRGNNLVNHGFTETETDVMTVVACDNMLEESAALPGHHSLDRYEPDHECCERVVINISGLRFETQLKTLSQFPETLLGDPKKRMRYFDPLRNEYFFDRNRPSFDAILYYYQSGGRIRRPVNVPIDIFSEEIRFYELGEEAMEKFREDEGFIKEEERPLPENEFQRQVWLLFEYPESSGPARGIAIVSVLVILISIVIFCLETLPEFRDDHREPITIEPSINGTLPYFISPFSDPFFVVETLCIIWFSFELLVRFFACPSKATFSKNIMNIIDIVAIIPYFITLGTELAERQGNGQQAMSLAILRVIRLVRVFRIFKLSRHSKGLQILGQTLKASMRELGLLIFFLFIGVILFSSAVYFAEADDPESGFSSIPDAFWWAVVTMTTVGYGDMHPVTIGGKIVGSLCAIAGVLTIALPVPVIVSNFNYFYHRETEGEEQAQYLHVGSCQPLADTEDLRKSRSSSSLSKSEYMVIEEHGINSAFKQQPNFPTTVHNNSQNCVNINKKIFTDV